Part of the Bacillus sp. THAF10 genome is shown below.
TCAAAACCAGGCAGAACAGTTGGAGCAGCCTCTACACAGACGATACGAACTCGGTCTTTAGGAATGTCAAATTCCTGGCAAAGCTCTGGTACACGGTTCACAAGCTCACCAAGGAACTCGATACCTGTGAAGCCTGCACCACCAACAACGATTGTTAATCGATCATCACGGCGATGTGCCTCTGTATTGTAAGTTGCGAATTGATATTCGATATGCTCACGGATTTTACGAGCAACGTTTAAGTTTGCAATCGAGAATGCATGCTCCTTTAAGCCTTTAATCCCGAATGTTTCCGCTTCATAACCAAGACCTACTACTAGATAGTCGTAGGAAATCTCGCCGCCTTTTGCAAGCGCAACAGTTTTTGCTTCTCTGTTGATACCTGTTACAGTGTCGACTAAGAAGTTGACTTTGCTGCGATCAATAACATCGGTAATTTTGTAACGAGTACGATCTGCTGGAAGAGTACCTGCAGATGCTTCATGCAACCAAGTTGACTCATAGTGATAGTCATTTTTGTTCACAAGTGTGATTTCCGCTTCGTTCACACCTACTAATTTTTGAAGTCGGACCGCTGTTACTAATCCACCGTAACCTGCACCTAAGATAACAATGTTTGGCTTTTTCAAATGAATCACATCCACCTTTTTATTGGATTTGTATAATAAATAATAAGGACTTTTACAAATTTCACTTTCCCATTCTTACTATCCGCAAAAACAAAATTATTTATGAAAATAAATGATTGTGAAATACTTCACGAAAACAGACGGCAAAAAAGTGCGAAATTTGTCACAAAGATTAATTACCTACCTATCATCATATTCTTTTTAGCAACACATTTCAAGATAAAATCTTACTTTAAAAAGCTTTAAAATATTCCGAAAAAAGCTCAACTATCTGACTCAATCTTCCAAAAATTCTACCTATTTTCAGTATATGTTCCCCTTTTTCCACTGTTGAAAACAGAAATTGCAAGAAAATTGTGCTATAGTAAAGGAAGAACGTTATCACACTTGTTTTTAGGAGGATAGGTAAAAGATGAGCGAAGAACAAAAAGTATATGACATCACCATCATTGGTGGAGGACCAACAGGATTGTTTACTGCATTTTATGGTGGGATGAGACAAGCAAGCGTCAAAATTATCGAAAGTTTGCCACAGTTAGGTGGTCAATTATCCGCGTTATATCCGGAAAAGTACATATATGACATTGCAGGATTCCCAAAGGTACGTGCCCAGGAGTTAATTGATAACCTGAAAGAGCAAATGTCTAAATTTGAGCCAACGGTTGCGCTAGAACAATCGGTTCAAACGCTAGAAAAAATGGGCGATGGTACATTTAAAATTGGCACTGACAAGGAAACGCATTATTCTAAGGCAGTGATTATTACTGCTGGTAACGGCGCGTTCCAACCAAGACGCCTCGAGTTAGACAATGCAAAAGACTACGAAAACAAAAACATCCATTATTTTGTGGATGATATGAACAAGTTCGCCGGGAAGAAAGTAGTGGTTTTCGGTGGTGGAGATTCTGCAGTAGACTGGGCGCTTATGCTTGAGCCTATCGCGGAAAAGGTCACCCTTGTTCACCGTCGTGACAAGTTCCGTGCCCATGAGCATAGTGTAGAAAACTTAATGAACTCAAAAGTAGAAGTGAAAACACCATATGTTCCTGCTGAGCTTATTGGCGATGAGCAGGCAATCAATCAAGTTATCCTGGAAAAAGTGAAGTCCGAAGATAAAGAAGTTCTTGAAGTAGATGATGTTATCGTCAACTATGGCTTTGTTTCCTCTCTTGGTCCAATTAAGGACTGGGGATTAGAGATTGAGAAGAACTCCATTGTCGTGAATTCTAAAATGGAAACAAACATTCCAGGTATTTATGCAGCAGGTGATATTTGTACGTATGATGGAAAAGTGAAGCTGATTGCTTGTGGATTTGGCGAAGCACCAACCGCAGTCAACAATGCTAAATCCTATATTGATCCAAAAGCGAAAGTTCAGCCACTTCATAGTACTAGCTTATTCTAAAAGTGAACGGAAAGTGAAAAGGAGCTGTTCAAAAGTCATAAGCAGATGACTTTTGAACAGCCTTTTTTTTGTGTGTGGTGTAAGACCGCTGGTGATTTCCGCAAAATGGCTCCTCGTCCTGCGGGGCGACCTTGAGCCTCCTCGGGCTTATGCCCTGCTATCTTCTCAAGATTGTCGCTTTATTCCCCCGGGAGTCTCCGCCATTTGCTCCACTCACCAGCTAGAAACATCTTAAAATGAATGTATAAAGTACACTATAAAAAACAATGATGGTTCTCCTACATTTACAATTTCTAAAAAGCTTGGTTTTAATAAAGTGGAACTTAATAATTGGAGAATGCCTTGAAAAATTTGATCCGTAAGAAATGGAGGAAACTGTTTAATGGCATCAAAGGAATTTGGTCTGTACATAAAGATTTTAAGGGAAGAAAAAGGATTCCATAGTCAGAGGGCGTTGTCATCAAAAATCGGAGTTTCCAATGCGACCATTGCTCGTATTGAAAGAGGAGAAACTAGCGCAAGCTACGAGACGCTTTGCAAAATGGCAGATGTATTCTCAATAGATTATAGGGACTTGGTAGATAAACAAGATTCTTTTGAAGAGCCTAAAGAGATGACGTTGCATGAGAAATTAAAGATGTTGAATGAAGGCCAATTAAGAAAAATTAATCAGCTTTTAGACGAGTTATTAAAAGGAAAATAGAATGTATAATAAAAGGATAGCCCAAAATATTGGGCTATTCCTTTATATTTAAATTCTTCTACTGACTTTACAACATAACCCCCGTCATAATACCTTTTAGCACTCCTCCGGCTTCCCGGCATTTGCCGCGGTACGGAATGAAGAACCACACCCACAGTTTGCAATGGCATTCGGATTGTCGATGGTGAATCCGCCGCCCATCATGGACTGTTTGAAATCGATTTTAACATCTTGCAGGATTGGTTTGCTTTCTTCATCAATTAAGATTTTAATTCCGTGCTGTTCAAACTCCAGATCCTTGTCGCCTTTTTCTTCTTCAAAACCCATGCCGTAGGATAGGCCACTGCAGCCTCCACCTTTGACACCAACGCGAAGAAAAACATTTTCATCGCCATGTTCTTTCATCATATCTTTTATTTGAAAAGCGGCCGCTTCTGTAATGTTAACTACTTGATTCATACGATACACCTCCTAGACAATTTCCAGTTACTATTATTATATCGTGAAACATCTATCTTCTCAATTTTACTGCTTTTAATAGTATATGCAGTCTGGCCAAGCATTTGTGACTTAAAAATTAATAGTAAAATGTTCCTTTACAAATCGTTTCTGCCGGTCCACGCATTTTAACATTTCCGCTATCTGACCAGGTGATGAACAGATCGCCTCCAGCTAGGTGGACGATGGTTTCTTTGTTACGAGTAGTTTTGTCATTAAGGACAGATGCCACTACTGCTGCGCAAGCTCCCGTTCCACAGGCCTGCGTGATGCCAGAGCCTCTTTCCCACACGCGGAAGTGTAATTCATGATCAGAAACCACTTCCACAAACTCTACATTTACCCCTTCTGGAAAACGCGAGTCTTTCTCCACGATTGGACCTAAGGGTGTGAGTGGTGCTTGTGTGATGTCATCTACATAAAAAACCACATGAGGATTTCCCATGGAGACCGTTGTAATAGTATAGGTTTCTCCTGCCACCTTAAAGGGTTCTGCCACCAGCTGCTCTTTTTCATTCACTAGGATAGGGATATCCTTAGTTGCAAGTCTTGGCTGTCCCATATCTACTGTTACATTGGTGACTTTTCCACCGACCATTTCTAGTTCTGCCTCCACTAGTCCAGAGAGCGTTTCTATTTTAAACACTGTTTCTTTAACTAAACCATGCTCATAGGCATATTTTGCTACACAGCGAAGGCCATTTCCACAGTTCTTACCTTCAGACCCATCATTATTAAAAATTCGCATTTTAACTGGTGCTATCTCTGAAGGACAGATGAGAATCATACCGTCTGAGCCAATTCCTGTATGAACATTTGCTACTTTGACAGCAAGAGTCGCTAATTCTTCTTCCATTAAATTTTCTTCAAACATATTTACATATATATAATTGTTGCCTAACCCATGCATCTTGGTGAAAGAAAAGGAGCTCATATGTTGCGTTCCCCCATAAATATTATTTCTTCAAGTATAAATACATAAAAGAGTGAACACAATAGAAATATCCCCCGTTTTATATGAAAAACCCATGGATTCTTGTTTCGATGAAGAAACAGGATTCACATGGGTTTTTCTGTTAAAAGAAAAGCCCTCACCTATTAAGGGTGAGGACCATTTTATTTTAGAACAAGAACATTCCAGCAATCGCAGCACTTAACAAGTTAGAAAGAGTACCTGCGATGATAGCGCGGAAGCCTAATTTAGCGATATCTGAACGACGACTTGGAGCTAGGTTTCCTAGACCACCTAAAAGGATTGCTAGAGATGATAGGTTAGCGAAACCACATAGTGCAAACGCAATAACCGCAACAGATTTTTCACTAAACATATCAAGCTGTGCAGAGAAAGTAGAGTAAGCTACAAATTCGTTAAGCACTAATTTTTGTCCAATGAGGTTACCAGCAGCAACTGCTTCACTCCAAGGAATACCAATAACAAACGCGATTGGTGCAAATAAATATCCTAGGACATAGTCAAGTGAGAAGTTGTCATTTCCAAACCAACCACCAACTCCACCAAGAATACCGTTGATCATCGCAATTAACGCGATAAATGCCAGTAGCATTGCACCAACGTTTAAAGCAAGCTTCAAACCGTCTGATGCACCGCGAGCTGCTGCATCAATAACATTCGTTGCACGCTCGTCTTCTGATTCACCAATTTGTGCGTCATTCGCAATTTTTGGTTCTTCTGTTTCTGGAATAAGCATCTTCGCCATAATTAATCCACCAGGAGCTGCCATGAAACTAGCGGCAAGCAAGTACTCTAGAGGAATCCCAAGTGCTGCATAACCGAATAATACAGAACCAGCTACAGATGCAAGTCCCCCAGTCATAACAGCGAAAAGCTCAGATTTCGTCATTCCAGCAATGTAAGGACGAATCACAAGTGGTGCTTCTGTTTGTCCAACAAAAATGTTTGCAGAAGCGGATAAGGATTCTGTTCTGCTTGTTCCAAGAATTTTCGCAAGACCGCCACCAAGGAAGCGAATAATGATTTGCATAATACCAAGGTAGTATAGAACAGAAATTAATGCAGAGAAGAAAATGATGATTGTTAATACGTGGAACGCAAAAACAAAGCCAGTTGCCTCCGCCGGATTACCTAGTACAGGTCCGAATAAGAAGCCAATTCCTTCATTTGCATAGTTGATAATGTTTTGCACATACTCCGTAAGCTTTAGGAAAGCAGCTCTACCAGCTTCCCACTTCAATACGATGAATGCAAATAGCAATTGAATTGCCAGTCCGCCAATAATGGTACGAACCTTTATCTTTCTTTTGTTTTCTGAAAGGAGAAATGCTATTGCAAAAAGAACAGCGATCCCCATTAACCCCCAAAGGATGTTATTCATAATATTCACCTCAATTAGAAATTTCTAACAAGTTGTTTGTCGTCAGACATCTAACTATCACTATTACACTTTACTATGAAATGAAAGCGTTTGAAAGAACTTTTTTTCTGTCAAATTGTTACAGCTTTTTGTAAGCATGTACAAAAGCAGACATTCTTAAATAAATTACCCAACTTTTTCATAATAATGTATGATTTTATGAAGTTTCTTTCTTTAATTAATAGCAATTTTGTCTTTAAAGATAAAAAAATAATCGTAAATCAGACAGAATTAGGACTATTGGATTATTTTTGTGCAAATCTCATTTCTGAAAGCTTGTTGCTTTTAATCAAAGACTTTTTTCAGTTTTTAACCAAAGAAAAATTGTCCCATGTTGAATTCTTCCTCCACGAAAAGAGCACGACAGCAACGTTGGGTGGCTTAACTATACGCAGTAGCAACAAAGTATGCAAAAACAGCCTTTCACTATTAAGCAGTTTGTAACAAAGTTTGCGAAAATATCCTTGTACAAAAAAAACACATTCCACTTATCGTGAAATGTGCTTTTATTAAAACATTGGATTTTCTTCCAAGTATATATAGATGTTATCTACTAGCTGTTCAGGAGTCTCACCAGTTACGACATCGCCGTTTACAAGTGCAAAAAGATGTTCAAAGCATTTTCCGCAATAGCCTAAGCACCCATATTCCACAATATCAAAATTTGGGTCCTTCTCTAGTACTTCTCTTGCTTTTTGTGAACCACTGGCAAGATTACTAATACAAAATTCGATGATGGGTTTCATTACTTTCACCTCTCTATTTGCCCTTATTATGCTACCTCTTTTTCCAGTAAACGTCAATCCAGAAGCATTGGGAAACATAACTATTTTCTGAAAGAATGTTGTTATTTTGTCATAATTCCGATATACTTTTAATGTTATTTTGTTTAAACGTGTTATACGTTTTCCGTTTTGAAAGCGCAATTTTATCTTATTATGTATGTTATTTCACATAAAAGTGGAAATAGTTTACTAGATTTCCCTATAAAAAGAATTATTTTAAGATTTACACTAGTTTAAAAAGGAGTTTTGGCTGCTATGAAAAAACTTGTTGTGCTTGGCGCAGGATATGGCGGAATGCGGGTATTACAACGCTTACTTCCTAATCAATTACCATCTGATACCGAAATTGTATTAGTGGACCGGGCTCCCTATCATAGTTTGAAAACGGAATTCTATGCACTCGCTGCGGGAACGATTTCAGATCATCATGTTCGTGTCACTTTTCCAGAGCATGAAAGGCTTTCAGTCAAGTATGGAGAGGTTACTTCTGTTGATATGAATAGCAAAACTGTGCATTTTGAGGATGGAAGTATCCTTTCTTTTGATGATTTAATTATTGGACTTGGCTGTGAGGATAAGTACCATAACGTTCCTGGTGCAGAGGAACATACTTACTCTATCCAAACGATAAATAAGTCACGTCAAGCGTACAAGGCTTTAAATGATCTCCCTGCTAATAAAGTCGTCGCTGTCGTTGGTGCCGGGCTAAGCGGAGTTGAAATTGCCAGCGAGCTTCGTGAAAGTCGTCCTGATTTATCCATCAAGCTATTTGATAGAGGAAAAATTATTTTGTCTAGCTTCCCAGAAAGACTAAGCAAATATGTACAAAATTGGTTTGAAACGCATGGTGTGGAAGTAGTGAATAGCTCGAACATCACTCGTGTCGAAAAAAACACGCTTTTCAACCACGATGAGCCAATCCATTGCGATGTGATCGTTTGGACAGCAGGAATTCAACCTAATAAAGTCGTACGTGATCTTGAAGTGGAAAAGGATGGACAAGGTCGTGTGATTTTAACGAAACAGCATAATATTCCTGGATTTGAAAACATTTATGTGGTTGGAGACTGTGCAAGCCTGCCTCATGCACCGAGTGCCCAGCTAGCTGAAGGGCAAGCAGAGCAAATTGTCCAAGTACTATTGAAGCGTTGGAATGGGGAAGCTCCACCAGAAGAATTCCCAGCAATTAAGCTAAAAGGAGTATTAGGCTCCTTAGGGAAAAAACATGGATTTGGTCTTGTAAATGAACGTCCTTTAACTGGTCGTGTTGCGAGATTATTAAAGTCCGGTATTCTTTGGATGTATAAATATCATAACGGGTAAAAATAGAGAAAGAGGGCGCTTCTGTTCATCTAGAAGCGCCCTCTTTCTCTATTTTATGAAGCAGTGTACCCGTACTTCTCCATTTCCGCATACACAGTTTTCAATTTTGGATTCCCTTCTCCAACAACTTCACCTTCAATGACAACCACGGGATAAAACATATCCTCTTCCACTACTCTTGCTGCAAAATCGCGTTTCTCTTCGTCACATTCTTCTGTTTGAAAAATATCTATATAAGAGATAGAAAAATCCTGATTTGGGAATTTCCTTGCTACTGCGGCATCCAGCCATTCATACGTTTCTTTAGATGATGGCAGATTCACACAGCTTGGGCACAGAACCTCTGCACCATACACACAAATTTCAACCTTTTTCTTCATAAGCGTCCTCTCCACTCTTTACAGCTTTTCTTCTATTTTACCCTAAAACGCTTTCTTTTTCTAAAAAGACCCAGTGCAGAGCAATAGATTTTTCTGGAGATTTTATTTATAATGGAAATATGTAAGGAAAGGAGCGATAACTATGTCTAACCCGGAAATTAATGCGCAAGTTCAGGAAGTACTAGATAAATTGCGTCCATTTTTACTTCGTGATGGAGGGGACTGTGAATTAGTAGATGTGGAAGATGGAATTGTAAAATTACGTCTTCTTGGTGCATGCGGATCTTGCCCAAGTTCAACCATTACACTAAAAGCTGGTATTGAACGTGCGTTACTAGAAGAAGTACCAGGTATCGTTGAAGTAGAGCAAGTATTCTAATTCAAACTCAAACAAAACCGGAAAAGTAGCACATAGGCTACTTTCCGGTTTTGTTTTTTTATGGCTCTTATCTAAAAGATTGTTGCTATTAACTAGAAAAAAGTTGACACTGGTACTTTTTTCAATGATACGCAGAGCAACAAAGTTTGTGAAAAAAGTCTTTTATATAGAGGAAGCCTGACAAAGGTGATTGGAATGCACCTCACTACCATGTTTACTTACCTGCAATACCTCGACTTTATGCTCTGGGAAACTAGCAGCCACTTTCTTCGCAACCGCTCTTCCCTTTCCTACTTCACAAAAACAGATTACAGTTGGTCCTGCTCCACTTATGGTGACACCAAATGCTCCCGCAAGATTAGCCACTTGTTTTAGTTGCTGATATTCAGGAAATAACTTCTGTCGGTAGGGCTCATGAAACACATCACTTTCCATCATTTTTCCTACAAGCTTCCAATCTTTTTGGATAAAAGCTGCAAGCATTACATTCGCATGGCTGCTTCCGTTTACAGCAGTAGTAAAATCAAGGTTTTTTGGGAGCAATTCTCTTGTTTCCACCGTTTTCGCTTCAAAGGCTGGAACCACAGCTACTAATTCCACATCATCCGCAGGCAGCTTAATGTACTCCCATTTCCCATCCTGTTGTGTGGATACCACCAACCCACCGTAAAGGGAAGCAGCAACATTGTCAGCATGTCCTTCAAATCTAGCCGCCAGCTGTAATTTTTCATCAGGACAGAGCTGTTTGTTGCATAGCACGTTCATGATTTCGATTGCACCAACAATGGCCGCCGCACTGCTGCCAAGCCCTCGTGCGAGCGGAATATCACTCAACGTAAGCACATGTGCCGGTGGAGCCTTTATCCCCCAAAGTACTTCAAGCTCCTTGCATACCTTTAGCAACATATTGTCCTCATGATGAATAGCTAAAGGTGGTACACTAGTAAATTTCCATTCCTCCGCATAGTGAACAATGAAGGTCACATATTTACTAACCGCCATCCCGAGGGAATCAAAGCCGGGTCCTAAGTTTGCAGAGCTTCCAGGAACTTTAATGACAAATCCGTCCCGCTGCCTATTCATACCGTGACACCCTGGAAGGAACGAATCAACTCGGAATAATCATTTGAAATACTTTTCACTTCCACTCCAGCATATTCAGTAGCTGCAACAGGATCTTTTAATCCATTTCCGGTCAAAACAGCTACTACTTGCTTTCCTTTTGATATTTCTCCTGTTTGAAGTTGCTTCAAGATACCTGCAAGGGAAGCACTAGATGCAGGTTCTGGGAACACACCCTCAAACTGCGCTAGCAACCGATAGGCTGCGATGATTTCATTATCTGTAACACTATCAATTTTTCCAGATGAGTTCTTTGCCGCTTCCACTGCAGGCCCCCAGCTTGCAGGATTGCCAATGCGTATGGCTGTTGCGATAGTTTCCGGCTTAGAGATGACTGCATTTTGAACGATTGCCGCCGCTCCTTCTGCTTCAAAGCCTCTCATTTCTGGAAGGCCTGTTTGCCATTTTTGATGGTATTCTAAGAAACCCTTCCAATAAGCTGTGATATTGCCTGCGTTGCCTACTGGAAGGGCTAAAATATCTGGTGCTTTCCCGAGCTGATCCACAACTTCAAAGGCTGCTGTTTTTTGTCCCTCAATGCGATATGGATTGAGGGAATTAACAAGGGTAATAGGGAGCTCTTCCGAAAGTTTTCGTACCATTTGCAACGCTTCATCAAAATTCCCATCAAGGGCATAGATTTCCGCGCCATACATAACTGCTTGTGCGAGCTTTCCTTGAGCAATCTTTCCCTCAGGAATAACCACGATACATTTCATGCCAGCTCTTGCAGCATATGCCGCTGCAGATGCCGACGTATTACCTGTAGATGCGCAAACTACCGTATTGCTTCCTTCTTCCTTTGCCTTAGCCACAGCAAGTGCCATGCCTCTATCTTTAAAGGAGCCTGTCGGGTTGGCACCTTCCACTTTTGCATGTAGCTCAATACCAAGCTTTTCTGAGAGTCTTTCTAAAAATAATAGTGGTGTATGACCCTCCTGAAGAGAGATGTTTGGTGTTTTCTCACTAACAGGCAAGTAGTTTTTATATTCCTGTACTAAGCCTCTCCACTTCATACCGCCACTTCTCCTTCCACTCGGTAGCTGCTTTTTATTTCTTTTACAAACTCCTTGTTTCTAAGCTCGCCAAGCAGGTTCTCATACTCCTGTAAGGAAGCGAGATGCGTCACCACCACCACTTCAGAAAAAGCAGCCTCTTTTAAAGGGAGCTGTAAGATTTTTTCAAAGCTAACGCCGTTTTGTGAAAATAGGTTGGTCAAATGGGACAGTACCCCAACCTCATCCTTCACATGCACACGAAGAAAATGCTTTGCCATTACCTCACTTTTTTCTTTCAGTGTTTTGGCAAACTGCGGTGTCACCATGCTTTTGCCATTTACACCAAGACGCATGTTTTTCATGACACCAACAAGGTCAGATACAACGGCAGTTGCGGTGGGAAGACTTCCTGCGCCAGGGCCGTAAAACATCGTCTCTCCAACTGCCTCTCCATACACATAGACCGCATTATATTCATTTTTGACATTCGCTAAGGGGTGATCACTCGGTAAAAGCGTTGGCTGTACACTGACTTCTACCTTTTCTTGCTCTCTGTGAGCAATGCCAATCAGCTTCATAGTATATCCAAGTTTTTTACTGAAAAGGAGATCTTCTTCAGAAACTTGACTAATTCCTTTTACCTCCACATCATGAAGGTCAATATTCATGGAAAAGCCTAGTGTAGAGAGAATCGCCATTTTGCGGGCTGCATCAAGCCCTTCCACATCTGCTGTTGGATCTGCCTCTGCAAACCCAAGCTCTTGCGCTTCCTTCAGGACGTCAGGGTAGGAGGAGCCTTCGTTGTTCATTTTCGTAAGGATAAAATTGGTGGTACCATTAACGATTCCCATCATTTTGGTAATACGGTCGGACGCTAGCCCGTCAACCAGTCCTCTTAAAATCGGAATGCCACCTGCGACACTTGCTTCATAGAATAGATCACAGCCGTTTTGGGCTGCAGCGGCTAATAATTCTGAGCCATAAACCGCCATCAGGTCTTTATTTGCCGTTACTACGTGCTTTTTGTTTTGCAAAGCTCGTAAAATATGATGCCTAGTATCCTCGACTCCGCCCATCACTTCAATGACGACATCAATGTCGGGATCATCTAGAACCTCTTCAGCATGTAAGGTTAACAATTCGGGATTAAGGTCTACCAACCGCTCTTTATAAAGGTCTTTCACTAGCGCTTTTTTTACTTTGACAGGACAGCCTACTTGGTGCATTAACTTATCTTGATGGTTTTCTACGATTTTCACGACTCCACAACCAACTGTACCTAAACCTAATAACCCTACTGAAATTACCTTCACTCTGCTCCACTCCCGACTATTGTTTTTCTAGCGTGAACATTTGTTTTTATATAAAGGACATTATAGGCTGGTTTGTAGAGCCTGACAAGGGGAAATTTTCTGCATTTTTAATTGTAAGCGTTTACTGTGTTGAGGGAGTAAGAAAAGATTTTTTTTGTTTTAGATGATAAATCAAAAATGCCTTGTCCCACTTTTCATAAAGTGAATCAAGGCGTTTATATTGGATTAAACTTTTGTTTTTGGCTCATTTCCTTGAAGCACCGCTACAATGTTTTCTGAGCATAGTTCCATCATGGTTGTTCTTGTTTCCACAGTTGCACTTCCAATATGAGGAATCGCAACAACCTGAGGGAATGCGAGTAAAGGATGATTTTCTCCTATTGGCTCTTCATAAAAGACATCCAAGCCCGCTCCTGCAATTTCTTTTTCCTCTAGAGCTTCTATAAGTGCTTTTTCATCCACCACTTGTCCTCTGCCAACATTTATAAAAAATGCGGTCTTTTTCATTTGTTCAAAGGCCTTTTTATCAAAAAGATGACGAGTTTCTTCTGTTAGGGGTGTTAAACAAACGACATAGTCCGCTTGTTTTAACAGATCCTCAAATGTTGCATATGTAGCGTTCAACTGCTGTTCTGCAACCTCATGACGACTTCGATTGTGATACAGCACCTTCATGCCAAAACCATTCGCTCGTTTTGCTACAGCCTGTCCAATTTTGCCCATGCCAACTATCCCAATGGTTTTAAAGTGCACATCAGCACCTGCCAGGAGATAGGGGCTCCAGCTTTGCCAGTGCCCCTCTTTTACGTACCTTTCTGCTTCCGTGATTCTTCTGGCAGTTGCTAATAAGAGCGCAAAAGTGAGATCTGCAGTTGTTTCGGTCAATACATCCGGTGTGTTACAAATAGTCACACCTTTCTTTGCAGCTGCTTCCACGTCAATATTGTCATAGCCCACTGCTAAATTAGCAACGACTTTTACATTTGGGGCATGGTTTAACAGTTCTTGATCAATTTTATCAGAAAGCATCGTCAATAATGCGTCAGCCGTGCTTGCTTCCTTTAATAACACTTCCCTTGGCACTGCTTCACTTTCACTACCCCACATTTTCACCTCTGCAACTTCATAAAGTGGCGCAATGGCTTGTTCGGATAATTTTCTAGTTACAAATACAGATGGTTTCTTCATGGCTGGT
Proteins encoded:
- the thrB gene encoding homoserine kinase gives rise to the protein MNRQRDGFVIKVPGSSANLGPGFDSLGMAVSKYVTFIVHYAEEWKFTSVPPLAIHHEDNMLLKVCKELEVLWGIKAPPAHVLTLSDIPLARGLGSSAAAIVGAIEIMNVLCNKQLCPDEKLQLAARFEGHADNVAASLYGGLVVSTQQDGKWEYIKLPADDVELVAVVPAFEAKTVETRELLPKNLDFTTAVNGSSHANVMLAAFIQKDWKLVGKMMESDVFHEPYRQKLFPEYQQLKQVANLAGAFGVTISGAGPTVICFCEVGKGRAVAKKVAASFPEHKVEVLQVSKHGSEVHSNHLCQASSI
- the thrC gene encoding threonine synthase, whose amino-acid sequence is MKWRGLVQEYKNYLPVSEKTPNISLQEGHTPLLFLERLSEKLGIELHAKVEGANPTGSFKDRGMALAVAKAKEEGSNTVVCASTGNTSASAAAYAARAGMKCIVVIPEGKIAQGKLAQAVMYGAEIYALDGNFDEALQMVRKLSEELPITLVNSLNPYRIEGQKTAAFEVVDQLGKAPDILALPVGNAGNITAYWKGFLEYHQKWQTGLPEMRGFEAEGAAAIVQNAVISKPETIATAIRIGNPASWGPAVEAAKNSSGKIDSVTDNEIIAAYRLLAQFEGVFPEPASSASLAGILKQLQTGEISKGKQVVAVLTGNGLKDPVAATEYAGVEVKSISNDYSELIRSFQGVTV
- a CDS encoding homoserine dehydrogenase, giving the protein MKVISVGLLGLGTVGCGVVKIVENHQDKLMHQVGCPVKVKKALVKDLYKERLVDLNPELLTLHAEEVLDDPDIDVVIEVMGGVEDTRHHILRALQNKKHVVTANKDLMAVYGSELLAAAAQNGCDLFYEASVAGGIPILRGLVDGLASDRITKMMGIVNGTTNFILTKMNNEGSSYPDVLKEAQELGFAEADPTADVEGLDAARKMAILSTLGFSMNIDLHDVEVKGISQVSEEDLLFSKKLGYTMKLIGIAHREQEKVEVSVQPTLLPSDHPLANVKNEYNAVYVYGEAVGETMFYGPGAGSLPTATAVVSDLVGVMKNMRLGVNGKSMVTPQFAKTLKEKSEVMAKHFLRVHVKDEVGVLSHLTNLFSQNGVSFEKILQLPLKEAAFSEVVVVTHLASLQEYENLLGELRNKEFVKEIKSSYRVEGEVAV
- a CDS encoding D-glycerate dehydrogenase, giving the protein MKKPSVFVTRKLSEQAIAPLYEVAEVKMWGSESEAVPREVLLKEASTADALLTMLSDKIDQELLNHAPNVKVVANLAVGYDNIDVEAAAKKGVTICNTPDVLTETTADLTFALLLATARRITEAERYVKEGHWQSWSPYLLAGADVHFKTIGIVGMGKIGQAVAKRANGFGMKVLYHNRSRHEVAEQQLNATYATFEDLLKQADYVVCLTPLTEETRHLFDKKAFEQMKKTAFFINVGRGQVVDEKALIEALEEKEIAGAGLDVFYEEPIGENHPLLAFPQVVAIPHIGSATVETRTTMMELCSENIVAVLQGNEPKTKV